The following are encoded in a window of Kitasatospora fiedleri genomic DNA:
- a CDS encoding polynucleotide kinase-phosphatase, which yields MSTETPETTPARAGRRLPVTDVSLVVLIGSTGSGKSSFARKHFKPTEVVSSDFCRGLVADDENDQSASADAFDVLHYIVGKRLAAGRLTVVDATNVQQEARRQLVALAREHHVLPIAIVLDVPAEVCAERNRARPDRQLPAHVIPRHQRELRRSLRGLEREGFRKVHVLRGVEEVERAEIVPEKRYNDLRHLTGPFDIVGDIHGCRSELETLLERLGYALTRDERGRAVDAAHPEGRTAVFVGDLVDRGPDTPGVLRLVMGMVEAGHALCVPGNHENKLGRWMGGRKVTVSHGLQESIDQLSAESDEFRARVREFMRGLVSHYLLDGGALVVCHAGLPEKYHGRASGRVRSHALYGDTTGETDEYGLPVRYPWAEEYRGRALVVYGHTPVPVASFLNNTICLDTGCVFGGSLTALRYPEREIVAVPAEQEWYEPVRPMHTDAPGGREGRPLDLADVAGRRVVETARLGNVAVREENAAAALEVMSRFALDPRLLAYLPPTMAPSPTSRREGLLEHPEEAFFAYRHDGVRQVVCEEKHMGSRAVVLVARDDAALEKRFGLPGPGAIWTRTGRAFLSDERLTGAILDRLRAAAEDAGLFDELDTGWLLLDAELLPWSLKAVELLRRQYAAVGAAAGAALPAALDALARAADRGLDVAELADRQRERAADALAFTEAYRRYCWPTEGLDGIRLAPFQLLAAEGANLALRPHTEHLALIDRLVEADRTAADPAAAQPVLHRTGRLLVDTGDESSVAAAVAWWEELTGAGGEGMVVKPVDPLHRDGSGRLVQPGLKVRGREYLRIIYGPDYTRHLDRLRQRSLGHKRSLALREYALGLESLDRLAAGEPLWRVHEAVFAVLALESEPVDPRL from the coding sequence GCCGACTGCCCGTCACCGACGTCTCGCTGGTGGTGCTGATCGGCAGCACCGGCTCCGGCAAGTCCAGCTTCGCCCGCAAGCACTTCAAGCCCACCGAGGTGGTCTCCTCCGACTTCTGCCGGGGGCTGGTCGCCGACGACGAGAACGACCAGTCCGCCTCCGCCGACGCCTTCGACGTGCTGCACTACATCGTCGGCAAGCGGCTCGCGGCGGGCCGGCTCACCGTGGTCGACGCCACCAACGTCCAGCAGGAGGCCCGCCGCCAGCTGGTCGCCCTCGCCCGGGAGCACCACGTGCTGCCGATCGCGATCGTGCTGGACGTCCCGGCCGAGGTGTGCGCCGAGCGCAACCGGGCCCGGCCGGACCGGCAGCTGCCGGCCCACGTGATCCCCCGCCACCAGCGCGAGCTGCGCCGCTCGCTGCGCGGGCTGGAGCGCGAGGGCTTCCGCAAGGTGCACGTGCTGCGCGGGGTCGAGGAGGTGGAGCGCGCCGAGATCGTCCCGGAGAAGCGGTACAACGACCTGCGGCACCTGACCGGCCCGTTCGACATCGTCGGCGACATCCACGGCTGCCGCTCCGAGCTGGAGACGCTACTGGAGCGGCTCGGCTACGCGCTCACCCGCGACGAGCGGGGCCGCGCCGTGGACGCCGCGCACCCCGAGGGCCGCACCGCGGTCTTCGTCGGCGACCTGGTCGACCGCGGCCCGGACACCCCGGGCGTACTGCGCCTGGTGATGGGCATGGTCGAGGCCGGCCACGCCCTCTGCGTCCCCGGCAACCACGAGAACAAGCTCGGCCGCTGGATGGGCGGCCGCAAGGTCACCGTCTCGCACGGCCTCCAGGAGTCGATCGACCAGCTGTCCGCCGAGAGCGACGAGTTCCGGGCCCGGGTGCGGGAGTTCATGCGCGGCCTGGTCAGCCACTACCTGCTGGACGGCGGCGCGCTGGTGGTCTGCCACGCCGGTCTGCCGGAGAAGTACCACGGCCGCGCCTCCGGCCGGGTCCGCTCGCACGCGCTGTACGGCGACACCACCGGCGAGACCGACGAGTACGGCCTGCCGGTGCGCTACCCGTGGGCCGAGGAGTACCGCGGCCGCGCCCTGGTGGTCTACGGCCACACCCCGGTGCCGGTGGCGAGCTTCCTCAACAACACCATCTGCCTGGACACCGGCTGCGTGTTCGGCGGCAGCCTGACCGCGCTGCGCTACCCGGAGCGGGAGATCGTCGCCGTCCCGGCCGAGCAGGAGTGGTACGAGCCGGTCCGCCCCATGCACACCGACGCGCCCGGCGGCCGGGAGGGCCGCCCGCTCGACCTGGCGGACGTGGCCGGCCGCCGGGTGGTGGAGACCGCCCGGCTCGGCAACGTCGCCGTCCGGGAGGAGAACGCCGCCGCCGCGCTGGAGGTGATGAGCCGCTTCGCGCTCGACCCGCGGCTGCTCGCCTACCTGCCGCCCACCATGGCCCCCTCGCCGACCTCCCGGCGCGAGGGTCTCCTGGAGCACCCCGAGGAGGCGTTCTTCGCCTACCGGCACGACGGGGTGCGGCAGGTGGTCTGCGAGGAGAAGCACATGGGCTCGCGGGCCGTCGTCCTGGTCGCCCGGGACGACGCCGCCCTGGAGAAGCGCTTCGGCCTGCCCGGCCCGGGCGCGATCTGGACCAGGACCGGCCGCGCCTTCCTCAGCGACGAGCGGCTCACCGGCGCGATCCTCGACCGGCTCCGGGCCGCCGCCGAGGACGCCGGACTGTTCGACGAACTCGACACCGGCTGGCTGCTGCTGGACGCCGAGCTGCTGCCCTGGTCGCTCAAGGCGGTCGAGCTGCTGCGCCGCCAGTACGCCGCCGTCGGCGCGGCCGCCGGAGCCGCGCTGCCCGCCGCGCTCGACGCCCTCGCCCGGGCCGCCGACCGCGGGCTGGACGTGGCGGAGCTGGCGGACCGCCAGCGGGAGCGCGCCGCCGACGCCCTGGCCTTCACCGAGGCGTACCGGCGCTACTGCTGGCCCACCGAGGGTCTCGACGGCATCCGGCTGGCCCCGTTCCAGCTGCTCGCCGCCGAGGGTGCCAACCTGGCCCTGCGCCCGCACACCGAACACCTCGCCCTGATCGACCGGCTGGTGGAAGCCGACCGGACGGCCGCCGACCCGGCCGCCGCGCAGCCGGTGCTGCACCGCACCGGGCGGCTGCTGGTCGACACCGGGGACGAGTCCTCGGTCGCCGCCGCCGTCGCCTGGTGGGAGGAGCTGACCGGCGCCGGTGGCGAGGGCATGGTGGTCAAGCCGGTCGACCCGCTGCACCGGGACGGCTCCGGGCGGCTGGTCCAGCCCGGGCTGAAGGTCCGCGGCCGGGAGTACCTGCGGATCATCTACGGCCCGGACTACACCCGGCACCTGGACCGGCTGCGCCAGCGCTCGCTCGGCCACAAGCGCTCGCTCGCCCTGCGCGAGTACGCGCTCGGCCTGGAGTCGCTGGACCGGCTGGCGGCCGGCGAGCCGCTGTGGCGGGTGCACGAGGCGGTGTTCGCGGTGCTGGCCCTGGAGTCCGAGCCGGTCGACCCCCGGCTCTGA